The following are encoded in a window of Perca fluviatilis chromosome 21, GENO_Pfluv_1.0, whole genome shotgun sequence genomic DNA:
- the myocd gene encoding myocardin isoform X2, with protein sequence MTLLGSEHSILIRSKFRSVNQGKFPKQEDSYAFEEDSSSESLSPEQHHSDESQGSACPSSEAVGSTPSSSSSPALISPGQGGVTREPSDQSQDEGLSGANNSQATPPIPVPAIVKSKTSDKNRHKKPKDVKPKVKKLKYHQYIPPDQKAEKSPPPMDSAYARLLQQQQLFLQLQILSQQKHAHTHPQSLQSQQHTHTAQTQQRQPSFSYQPHPPTQAQKGASEQLSVCSSSTPSGRANSSSPSPVKNTYANQSSVSPVKPGPLPANLDDLKVSELRQHLRIRGMPVSGTKTALVERLGPFRDSNAGSSPSGSSDITTVIFPVTPTGSLSSYQSPSSSSALSQGGYYPYPSTSSTPPISPASSELSLSGSLPDSFSDVPMSSPTQFALQPSPAQLSMEDGPGGGRPRAGEGGGLDGVEAEKDKMLVEKQKVIEELTWKLHQEQRQVEELRMQLHKRKRCYGATQDPAPPPSHPAMLHQSPPAMMGQHFFGVTIKQEPMSLSSSCPLSSPKQLKSSPGSCMEDMGHCNNPLSNMGGPGGPHCMDRSSGSPSNISAFLSPQCSPRDSPIGKPSGSPQPSSPNNPYLLSPPLGRDGCSHLHPHTHPPGNNRARNMQMQQKNGGQAVNCSYPAEQRGLQGVFPNPTDCGHSGSAKPEHHNVQPKMSVVPSPRHVGQKCQVPPPAFSSSDSDASDLRQPPCYEDAVKQQLTRSQQMDELLDVLIESGGCPGLLVPRFHRHYEHLSPTQFPYDHSANHITESHLENLLGGPIGRGAEVALLKMASEDGGQEEDGNRDGEGYHHHHPHHPQQDKLLTNRDLMDTPLSPISTKGSGVSEVQGMVSMAFSETPWETMEWLDLTPPSSATAFSMAPPSGPSIFNTEFLDVTDINLNSAMDLHLEHW encoded by the exons TAAACCAGGGCAAGTTCCCCAAGCAGGAGGACTCGTATGCATTTGAGGAGGACAGCAGCAGTGAGAGTCTGTCTCCAGAGCAGCACCACAGTGACGAGTCGCAGGGCTCGGCCTGCCCTTCATCGGAGGCTGTCGGCAGTAcgccctcctcttcctcctcacctGCCCTCATCAGCCCAGGACAG GGAGGTGTGACCCGAGAACCCTCGGACCAAAGCCAGGATGAAGGGCTGTCTGGTGCCAACAACAGCCAGGCCACTCCCCCAATACCTGTTCCTGCTATTGTCAAG TCAAAGACTTCAGACAAGAACCGACACAAGAAACCCAAAGATGTGAAGCCAAAGGTGAAGAAGCTCAAGTACCACCAGTACATTCCTCCGGACCAAAAGGCAGAGAAGTCCCCTCCGCCCATGGACTCGGCCTACGCCCGCCTCCTGCAGCAACAGCAGCtcttcctgcagctgcagatcCTCAGCCAGCAgaaacatgctcacacacatccACAGTCGCTGCAgtcacagcagcacacacacactgcccagACCCAGCAGCGGCAGCCCTCTTTCAGCTACCAGCCTCACCCACCCACCCAAGCCCAGAA AGGAGCCAGTGAGCAGCTGTCAGTTTGTAGCTCCAGCACTCCATCAGGCCGAGCCAACAGCAGCTCACCCTCCCCAGTCAAGAACACTTATGCCAACCAAAGCAGCGTCTCGCCGGTCAAACCTGGGCCCCTGCCAGCTAATCTGGACGACCTAAAA GTCTCAGAGCTGCGGCAGCACCTGCGGATCCGCGGCATGCCCGTCTCCGGCACCAAGACGGCCCTCGTCGAGCGACTCGGACCCTTCAGGGACTCCAATGCCGGCTCCTCGCCCTCGGGCTCCTCTGACATCACCACAGTGATCTTCCCTGTCACCCCCACAGGATCCCTGTCCTCCTACCAGTCCCCGTCCTCCTCCAGCGCTCTGTCCCAGGGCGGCTACTACCCTTACCCCAGCACCTCCTCCACCCCCCCCATCTCTCCGGCCTCCTCGGAGCTGTCCCTCAGCGGCTCCCTCCCCGACAGCTTCAGCGACGTGCCCATGTCCTCGCCAACGCAGTTCGCCCTGCAGCCATCTCCGGCCCAGCTCAGCATGGAGGATGGCCCGGGTGGGGGAAGGCCCAGGGCGGGGGAGGGTGGAGGTTTGGATGGCGTGGAAGCCGAAAAAGATAAGATGCTGGTGGAAAAGCAGAAGGTGATTGAGGAGCTAACGTGGAAGCTGCACCAGGAGCAGAGACAG GTTGAGGAGCTGAGGATGCAGCTTCACAAGAGGAAACGCTGCTATGGAGCAACACAGGACCCCGCCCCCCCTCCATCACACCCCGCCATGCTCCACCAGTCGCCCCCAGCCATGATGGGCCAGCATTTCTTTGGGGTGACTATCAAGCAGGAGCCCATGTCCTTGTCCTCCAGCTGCCCTCTGTCCTCTCCCAAACAGCTGAAGAGCTCTCCTGGCAGTTGCATGGAGGATATGGGACACTGCAACAACCCCCTCTCCAACATGGGGGGCCCCGGTGGGCCTCACTGTATGGACAGGTCCTCTGGCAGCCCCTCCAATATCTCTGCTTTCCTCAGTCCCCAGTGCTCCCCTCGAGACTCCCCCATCGGGAAGCCTTCTGGTAGCCCCCAGCCTTCATCTCCTAATAACCCCTACCTGCTGTCACCTCCGCTGGGAAGAGACGGCTGCAGTCACCTCCACCCCCACACCCACCCCCCGGGCAACAACAGAGCACGCAACATGCAG ATGCAGCAGAAGAATGGCGGCCAAGCGGTGAACTGTTCTTATCCTGCTGAGCAGAGAGGCCTTCAGGGAGTCTTTCCCAACCCGACTGACTGTGGCCACAGCGGCTCAGCCAAGCCTGAGCACCACAACGTGCAACCAAAG ATGTCAGTAGTGCCCTCTCCTCGGCATGTTGGCCAAAAGTGCCAGGTCCCTCCCCCTGCCTTCAGTAGCTCAGATTCAGATGCATCAGACTTAAGACAGCCCCCATGCTATGAGGATGCAGTGAAGCAG CAACTGACCAGAAGTCAGCAGATGGACGAACTTCTGGATGTGCTCATAGAGAGTGGAG GGTGTCCCGGCCTCCTCGTCCCCAGGTTCCACAGACACTACGAACACCTGTCCCCCACCCAGTTCCCTTACGACCACTCGGCTAATCACATCACTGAGAGCCACCTGGAGAATCTGCTGGGAGGTCCGATTGGCCGGGGAGCGGAGGTAGCTCTTCTTAAAATGGCCAGCGAGGACGGGGGCCAGGAAGAGGACGGGAACAGAGACGGCGAGGggtaccaccaccaccaccctcaCCATCCCCAACAGGACAAACTTCTGACCAACAGAGATCTGATGGACACGCCTCTATCGCCCATCAGCACCAAGGGGTCCGGCGTGTCCGAGGTGCAGGGGATGGTCAGCATGGCGTTCAGCGAGACGCCGTGGGAGACCATGGAGTGGCTGGACCTGACGCCCCCCAGCTCGGCCACGGCCTTTAGTATGGCTCCGCCCAGTGGGCCCAGCATCTTCAACACAGAGTTCCTGGATGTCACAGACATTAACTTGAACTCTGCCATGGACCTTCACCTGGAGCACTGGTGA
- the myocd gene encoding myocardin isoform X1 gives MTLLGSEHSILIRSKFRSVLQLRLQQRRTREQLADQGIMPLNQGKFPKQEDSYAFEEDSSSESLSPEQHHSDESQGSACPSSEAVGSTPSSSSSPALISPGQGGVTREPSDQSQDEGLSGANNSQATPPIPVPAIVKSKTSDKNRHKKPKDVKPKVKKLKYHQYIPPDQKAEKSPPPMDSAYARLLQQQQLFLQLQILSQQKHAHTHPQSLQSQQHTHTAQTQQRQPSFSYQPHPPTQAQKGASEQLSVCSSSTPSGRANSSSPSPVKNTYANQSSVSPVKPGPLPANLDDLKVSELRQHLRIRGMPVSGTKTALVERLGPFRDSNAGSSPSGSSDITTVIFPVTPTGSLSSYQSPSSSSALSQGGYYPYPSTSSTPPISPASSELSLSGSLPDSFSDVPMSSPTQFALQPSPAQLSMEDGPGGGRPRAGEGGGLDGVEAEKDKMLVEKQKVIEELTWKLHQEQRQVEELRMQLHKRKRCYGATQDPAPPPSHPAMLHQSPPAMMGQHFFGVTIKQEPMSLSSSCPLSSPKQLKSSPGSCMEDMGHCNNPLSNMGGPGGPHCMDRSSGSPSNISAFLSPQCSPRDSPIGKPSGSPQPSSPNNPYLLSPPLGRDGCSHLHPHTHPPGNNRARNMQMQQKNGGQAVNCSYPAEQRGLQGVFPNPTDCGHSGSAKPEHHNVQPKMSVVPSPRHVGQKCQVPPPAFSSSDSDASDLRQPPCYEDAVKQQLTRSQQMDELLDVLIESGGCPGLLVPRFHRHYEHLSPTQFPYDHSANHITESHLENLLGGPIGRGAEVALLKMASEDGGQEEDGNRDGEGYHHHHPHHPQQDKLLTNRDLMDTPLSPISTKGSGVSEVQGMVSMAFSETPWETMEWLDLTPPSSATAFSMAPPSGPSIFNTEFLDVTDINLNSAMDLHLEHW, from the exons TAAACCAGGGCAAGTTCCCCAAGCAGGAGGACTCGTATGCATTTGAGGAGGACAGCAGCAGTGAGAGTCTGTCTCCAGAGCAGCACCACAGTGACGAGTCGCAGGGCTCGGCCTGCCCTTCATCGGAGGCTGTCGGCAGTAcgccctcctcttcctcctcacctGCCCTCATCAGCCCAGGACAG GGAGGTGTGACCCGAGAACCCTCGGACCAAAGCCAGGATGAAGGGCTGTCTGGTGCCAACAACAGCCAGGCCACTCCCCCAATACCTGTTCCTGCTATTGTCAAG TCAAAGACTTCAGACAAGAACCGACACAAGAAACCCAAAGATGTGAAGCCAAAGGTGAAGAAGCTCAAGTACCACCAGTACATTCCTCCGGACCAAAAGGCAGAGAAGTCCCCTCCGCCCATGGACTCGGCCTACGCCCGCCTCCTGCAGCAACAGCAGCtcttcctgcagctgcagatcCTCAGCCAGCAgaaacatgctcacacacatccACAGTCGCTGCAgtcacagcagcacacacacactgcccagACCCAGCAGCGGCAGCCCTCTTTCAGCTACCAGCCTCACCCACCCACCCAAGCCCAGAA AGGAGCCAGTGAGCAGCTGTCAGTTTGTAGCTCCAGCACTCCATCAGGCCGAGCCAACAGCAGCTCACCCTCCCCAGTCAAGAACACTTATGCCAACCAAAGCAGCGTCTCGCCGGTCAAACCTGGGCCCCTGCCAGCTAATCTGGACGACCTAAAA GTCTCAGAGCTGCGGCAGCACCTGCGGATCCGCGGCATGCCCGTCTCCGGCACCAAGACGGCCCTCGTCGAGCGACTCGGACCCTTCAGGGACTCCAATGCCGGCTCCTCGCCCTCGGGCTCCTCTGACATCACCACAGTGATCTTCCCTGTCACCCCCACAGGATCCCTGTCCTCCTACCAGTCCCCGTCCTCCTCCAGCGCTCTGTCCCAGGGCGGCTACTACCCTTACCCCAGCACCTCCTCCACCCCCCCCATCTCTCCGGCCTCCTCGGAGCTGTCCCTCAGCGGCTCCCTCCCCGACAGCTTCAGCGACGTGCCCATGTCCTCGCCAACGCAGTTCGCCCTGCAGCCATCTCCGGCCCAGCTCAGCATGGAGGATGGCCCGGGTGGGGGAAGGCCCAGGGCGGGGGAGGGTGGAGGTTTGGATGGCGTGGAAGCCGAAAAAGATAAGATGCTGGTGGAAAAGCAGAAGGTGATTGAGGAGCTAACGTGGAAGCTGCACCAGGAGCAGAGACAG GTTGAGGAGCTGAGGATGCAGCTTCACAAGAGGAAACGCTGCTATGGAGCAACACAGGACCCCGCCCCCCCTCCATCACACCCCGCCATGCTCCACCAGTCGCCCCCAGCCATGATGGGCCAGCATTTCTTTGGGGTGACTATCAAGCAGGAGCCCATGTCCTTGTCCTCCAGCTGCCCTCTGTCCTCTCCCAAACAGCTGAAGAGCTCTCCTGGCAGTTGCATGGAGGATATGGGACACTGCAACAACCCCCTCTCCAACATGGGGGGCCCCGGTGGGCCTCACTGTATGGACAGGTCCTCTGGCAGCCCCTCCAATATCTCTGCTTTCCTCAGTCCCCAGTGCTCCCCTCGAGACTCCCCCATCGGGAAGCCTTCTGGTAGCCCCCAGCCTTCATCTCCTAATAACCCCTACCTGCTGTCACCTCCGCTGGGAAGAGACGGCTGCAGTCACCTCCACCCCCACACCCACCCCCCGGGCAACAACAGAGCACGCAACATGCAG ATGCAGCAGAAGAATGGCGGCCAAGCGGTGAACTGTTCTTATCCTGCTGAGCAGAGAGGCCTTCAGGGAGTCTTTCCCAACCCGACTGACTGTGGCCACAGCGGCTCAGCCAAGCCTGAGCACCACAACGTGCAACCAAAG ATGTCAGTAGTGCCCTCTCCTCGGCATGTTGGCCAAAAGTGCCAGGTCCCTCCCCCTGCCTTCAGTAGCTCAGATTCAGATGCATCAGACTTAAGACAGCCCCCATGCTATGAGGATGCAGTGAAGCAG CAACTGACCAGAAGTCAGCAGATGGACGAACTTCTGGATGTGCTCATAGAGAGTGGAG GGTGTCCCGGCCTCCTCGTCCCCAGGTTCCACAGACACTACGAACACCTGTCCCCCACCCAGTTCCCTTACGACCACTCGGCTAATCACATCACTGAGAGCCACCTGGAGAATCTGCTGGGAGGTCCGATTGGCCGGGGAGCGGAGGTAGCTCTTCTTAAAATGGCCAGCGAGGACGGGGGCCAGGAAGAGGACGGGAACAGAGACGGCGAGGggtaccaccaccaccaccctcaCCATCCCCAACAGGACAAACTTCTGACCAACAGAGATCTGATGGACACGCCTCTATCGCCCATCAGCACCAAGGGGTCCGGCGTGTCCGAGGTGCAGGGGATGGTCAGCATGGCGTTCAGCGAGACGCCGTGGGAGACCATGGAGTGGCTGGACCTGACGCCCCCCAGCTCGGCCACGGCCTTTAGTATGGCTCCGCCCAGTGGGCCCAGCATCTTCAACACAGAGTTCCTGGATGTCACAGACATTAACTTGAACTCTGCCATGGACCTTCACCTGGAGCACTGGTGA
- the myocd gene encoding myocardin isoform X3: MPLNQGKFPKQEDSYAFEEDSSSESLSPEQHHSDESQGSACPSSEAVGSTPSSSSSPALISPGQGGVTREPSDQSQDEGLSGANNSQATPPIPVPAIVKSKTSDKNRHKKPKDVKPKVKKLKYHQYIPPDQKAEKSPPPMDSAYARLLQQQQLFLQLQILSQQKHAHTHPQSLQSQQHTHTAQTQQRQPSFSYQPHPPTQAQKGASEQLSVCSSSTPSGRANSSSPSPVKNTYANQSSVSPVKPGPLPANLDDLKVSELRQHLRIRGMPVSGTKTALVERLGPFRDSNAGSSPSGSSDITTVIFPVTPTGSLSSYQSPSSSSALSQGGYYPYPSTSSTPPISPASSELSLSGSLPDSFSDVPMSSPTQFALQPSPAQLSMEDGPGGGRPRAGEGGGLDGVEAEKDKMLVEKQKVIEELTWKLHQEQRQVEELRMQLHKRKRCYGATQDPAPPPSHPAMLHQSPPAMMGQHFFGVTIKQEPMSLSSSCPLSSPKQLKSSPGSCMEDMGHCNNPLSNMGGPGGPHCMDRSSGSPSNISAFLSPQCSPRDSPIGKPSGSPQPSSPNNPYLLSPPLGRDGCSHLHPHTHPPGNNRARNMQMQQKNGGQAVNCSYPAEQRGLQGVFPNPTDCGHSGSAKPEHHNVQPKMSVVPSPRHVGQKCQVPPPAFSSSDSDASDLRQPPCYEDAVKQQLTRSQQMDELLDVLIESGGCPGLLVPRFHRHYEHLSPTQFPYDHSANHITESHLENLLGGPIGRGAEVALLKMASEDGGQEEDGNRDGEGYHHHHPHHPQQDKLLTNRDLMDTPLSPISTKGSGVSEVQGMVSMAFSETPWETMEWLDLTPPSSATAFSMAPPSGPSIFNTEFLDVTDINLNSAMDLHLEHW, encoded by the exons TAAACCAGGGCAAGTTCCCCAAGCAGGAGGACTCGTATGCATTTGAGGAGGACAGCAGCAGTGAGAGTCTGTCTCCAGAGCAGCACCACAGTGACGAGTCGCAGGGCTCGGCCTGCCCTTCATCGGAGGCTGTCGGCAGTAcgccctcctcttcctcctcacctGCCCTCATCAGCCCAGGACAG GGAGGTGTGACCCGAGAACCCTCGGACCAAAGCCAGGATGAAGGGCTGTCTGGTGCCAACAACAGCCAGGCCACTCCCCCAATACCTGTTCCTGCTATTGTCAAG TCAAAGACTTCAGACAAGAACCGACACAAGAAACCCAAAGATGTGAAGCCAAAGGTGAAGAAGCTCAAGTACCACCAGTACATTCCTCCGGACCAAAAGGCAGAGAAGTCCCCTCCGCCCATGGACTCGGCCTACGCCCGCCTCCTGCAGCAACAGCAGCtcttcctgcagctgcagatcCTCAGCCAGCAgaaacatgctcacacacatccACAGTCGCTGCAgtcacagcagcacacacacactgcccagACCCAGCAGCGGCAGCCCTCTTTCAGCTACCAGCCTCACCCACCCACCCAAGCCCAGAA AGGAGCCAGTGAGCAGCTGTCAGTTTGTAGCTCCAGCACTCCATCAGGCCGAGCCAACAGCAGCTCACCCTCCCCAGTCAAGAACACTTATGCCAACCAAAGCAGCGTCTCGCCGGTCAAACCTGGGCCCCTGCCAGCTAATCTGGACGACCTAAAA GTCTCAGAGCTGCGGCAGCACCTGCGGATCCGCGGCATGCCCGTCTCCGGCACCAAGACGGCCCTCGTCGAGCGACTCGGACCCTTCAGGGACTCCAATGCCGGCTCCTCGCCCTCGGGCTCCTCTGACATCACCACAGTGATCTTCCCTGTCACCCCCACAGGATCCCTGTCCTCCTACCAGTCCCCGTCCTCCTCCAGCGCTCTGTCCCAGGGCGGCTACTACCCTTACCCCAGCACCTCCTCCACCCCCCCCATCTCTCCGGCCTCCTCGGAGCTGTCCCTCAGCGGCTCCCTCCCCGACAGCTTCAGCGACGTGCCCATGTCCTCGCCAACGCAGTTCGCCCTGCAGCCATCTCCGGCCCAGCTCAGCATGGAGGATGGCCCGGGTGGGGGAAGGCCCAGGGCGGGGGAGGGTGGAGGTTTGGATGGCGTGGAAGCCGAAAAAGATAAGATGCTGGTGGAAAAGCAGAAGGTGATTGAGGAGCTAACGTGGAAGCTGCACCAGGAGCAGAGACAG GTTGAGGAGCTGAGGATGCAGCTTCACAAGAGGAAACGCTGCTATGGAGCAACACAGGACCCCGCCCCCCCTCCATCACACCCCGCCATGCTCCACCAGTCGCCCCCAGCCATGATGGGCCAGCATTTCTTTGGGGTGACTATCAAGCAGGAGCCCATGTCCTTGTCCTCCAGCTGCCCTCTGTCCTCTCCCAAACAGCTGAAGAGCTCTCCTGGCAGTTGCATGGAGGATATGGGACACTGCAACAACCCCCTCTCCAACATGGGGGGCCCCGGTGGGCCTCACTGTATGGACAGGTCCTCTGGCAGCCCCTCCAATATCTCTGCTTTCCTCAGTCCCCAGTGCTCCCCTCGAGACTCCCCCATCGGGAAGCCTTCTGGTAGCCCCCAGCCTTCATCTCCTAATAACCCCTACCTGCTGTCACCTCCGCTGGGAAGAGACGGCTGCAGTCACCTCCACCCCCACACCCACCCCCCGGGCAACAACAGAGCACGCAACATGCAG ATGCAGCAGAAGAATGGCGGCCAAGCGGTGAACTGTTCTTATCCTGCTGAGCAGAGAGGCCTTCAGGGAGTCTTTCCCAACCCGACTGACTGTGGCCACAGCGGCTCAGCCAAGCCTGAGCACCACAACGTGCAACCAAAG ATGTCAGTAGTGCCCTCTCCTCGGCATGTTGGCCAAAAGTGCCAGGTCCCTCCCCCTGCCTTCAGTAGCTCAGATTCAGATGCATCAGACTTAAGACAGCCCCCATGCTATGAGGATGCAGTGAAGCAG CAACTGACCAGAAGTCAGCAGATGGACGAACTTCTGGATGTGCTCATAGAGAGTGGAG GGTGTCCCGGCCTCCTCGTCCCCAGGTTCCACAGACACTACGAACACCTGTCCCCCACCCAGTTCCCTTACGACCACTCGGCTAATCACATCACTGAGAGCCACCTGGAGAATCTGCTGGGAGGTCCGATTGGCCGGGGAGCGGAGGTAGCTCTTCTTAAAATGGCCAGCGAGGACGGGGGCCAGGAAGAGGACGGGAACAGAGACGGCGAGGggtaccaccaccaccaccctcaCCATCCCCAACAGGACAAACTTCTGACCAACAGAGATCTGATGGACACGCCTCTATCGCCCATCAGCACCAAGGGGTCCGGCGTGTCCGAGGTGCAGGGGATGGTCAGCATGGCGTTCAGCGAGACGCCGTGGGAGACCATGGAGTGGCTGGACCTGACGCCCCCCAGCTCGGCCACGGCCTTTAGTATGGCTCCGCCCAGTGGGCCCAGCATCTTCAACACAGAGTTCCTGGATGTCACAGACATTAACTTGAACTCTGCCATGGACCTTCACCTGGAGCACTGGTGA
- the myocd gene encoding myocardin isoform X4 → MTLLGSEHSILIRSKFRSVLQLRLQQRRTREQLADQGIMPLNQGKFPKQEDSYAFEEDSSSESLSPEQHHSDESQGSACPSSEAVGSTPSSSSSPALISPGQGGVTREPSDQSQDEGLSGANNSQATPPIPVPAIVKSKTSDKNRHKKPKDVKPKVKKLKYHQYIPPDQKAEKSPPPMDSAYARLLQQQQLFLQLQILSQQKHAHTHPQSLQSQQHTHTAQTQQRQPSFSYQPHPPTQAQKGASEQLSVCSSSTPSGRANSSSPSPVKNTYANQSSVSPVKPGPLPANLDDLKVSELRQHLRIRGMPVSGTKTALVERLGPFRDSNAGSSPSGSSDITTVIFPVTPTGSLSSYQSPSSSSALSQGGYYPYPSTSSTPPISPASSELSLSGSLPDSFSDVPMSSPTQFALQPSPAQLSMEDGPGGGRPRAGEGGGLDGVEAEKDKMLVEKQKVIEELTWKLHQEQRQVEELRMQLHKRKRCYGATQDPAPPPSHPAMLHQSPPAMMGQHFFGVTIKQEPMSLSSSCPLSSPKQLKSSPGSCMEDMGHCNNPLSNMGGPGGPHCMDRSSGSPSNISAFLSPQCSPRDSPIGKPSGSPQPSSPNNPYLLSPPLGRDGCSHLHPHTHPPGNNRARNMQMQQKNGGQAVNCSYPAEQRGLQGVFPNPTDCGHSGSAKPEHHNVQPKQLTRSQQMDELLDVLIESGGCPGLLVPRFHRHYEHLSPTQFPYDHSANHITESHLENLLGGPIGRGAEVALLKMASEDGGQEEDGNRDGEGYHHHHPHHPQQDKLLTNRDLMDTPLSPISTKGSGVSEVQGMVSMAFSETPWETMEWLDLTPPSSATAFSMAPPSGPSIFNTEFLDVTDINLNSAMDLHLEHW, encoded by the exons TAAACCAGGGCAAGTTCCCCAAGCAGGAGGACTCGTATGCATTTGAGGAGGACAGCAGCAGTGAGAGTCTGTCTCCAGAGCAGCACCACAGTGACGAGTCGCAGGGCTCGGCCTGCCCTTCATCGGAGGCTGTCGGCAGTAcgccctcctcttcctcctcacctGCCCTCATCAGCCCAGGACAG GGAGGTGTGACCCGAGAACCCTCGGACCAAAGCCAGGATGAAGGGCTGTCTGGTGCCAACAACAGCCAGGCCACTCCCCCAATACCTGTTCCTGCTATTGTCAAG TCAAAGACTTCAGACAAGAACCGACACAAGAAACCCAAAGATGTGAAGCCAAAGGTGAAGAAGCTCAAGTACCACCAGTACATTCCTCCGGACCAAAAGGCAGAGAAGTCCCCTCCGCCCATGGACTCGGCCTACGCCCGCCTCCTGCAGCAACAGCAGCtcttcctgcagctgcagatcCTCAGCCAGCAgaaacatgctcacacacatccACAGTCGCTGCAgtcacagcagcacacacacactgcccagACCCAGCAGCGGCAGCCCTCTTTCAGCTACCAGCCTCACCCACCCACCCAAGCCCAGAA AGGAGCCAGTGAGCAGCTGTCAGTTTGTAGCTCCAGCACTCCATCAGGCCGAGCCAACAGCAGCTCACCCTCCCCAGTCAAGAACACTTATGCCAACCAAAGCAGCGTCTCGCCGGTCAAACCTGGGCCCCTGCCAGCTAATCTGGACGACCTAAAA GTCTCAGAGCTGCGGCAGCACCTGCGGATCCGCGGCATGCCCGTCTCCGGCACCAAGACGGCCCTCGTCGAGCGACTCGGACCCTTCAGGGACTCCAATGCCGGCTCCTCGCCCTCGGGCTCCTCTGACATCACCACAGTGATCTTCCCTGTCACCCCCACAGGATCCCTGTCCTCCTACCAGTCCCCGTCCTCCTCCAGCGCTCTGTCCCAGGGCGGCTACTACCCTTACCCCAGCACCTCCTCCACCCCCCCCATCTCTCCGGCCTCCTCGGAGCTGTCCCTCAGCGGCTCCCTCCCCGACAGCTTCAGCGACGTGCCCATGTCCTCGCCAACGCAGTTCGCCCTGCAGCCATCTCCGGCCCAGCTCAGCATGGAGGATGGCCCGGGTGGGGGAAGGCCCAGGGCGGGGGAGGGTGGAGGTTTGGATGGCGTGGAAGCCGAAAAAGATAAGATGCTGGTGGAAAAGCAGAAGGTGATTGAGGAGCTAACGTGGAAGCTGCACCAGGAGCAGAGACAG GTTGAGGAGCTGAGGATGCAGCTTCACAAGAGGAAACGCTGCTATGGAGCAACACAGGACCCCGCCCCCCCTCCATCACACCCCGCCATGCTCCACCAGTCGCCCCCAGCCATGATGGGCCAGCATTTCTTTGGGGTGACTATCAAGCAGGAGCCCATGTCCTTGTCCTCCAGCTGCCCTCTGTCCTCTCCCAAACAGCTGAAGAGCTCTCCTGGCAGTTGCATGGAGGATATGGGACACTGCAACAACCCCCTCTCCAACATGGGGGGCCCCGGTGGGCCTCACTGTATGGACAGGTCCTCTGGCAGCCCCTCCAATATCTCTGCTTTCCTCAGTCCCCAGTGCTCCCCTCGAGACTCCCCCATCGGGAAGCCTTCTGGTAGCCCCCAGCCTTCATCTCCTAATAACCCCTACCTGCTGTCACCTCCGCTGGGAAGAGACGGCTGCAGTCACCTCCACCCCCACACCCACCCCCCGGGCAACAACAGAGCACGCAACATGCAG ATGCAGCAGAAGAATGGCGGCCAAGCGGTGAACTGTTCTTATCCTGCTGAGCAGAGAGGCCTTCAGGGAGTCTTTCCCAACCCGACTGACTGTGGCCACAGCGGCTCAGCCAAGCCTGAGCACCACAACGTGCAACCAAAG CAACTGACCAGAAGTCAGCAGATGGACGAACTTCTGGATGTGCTCATAGAGAGTGGAG GGTGTCCCGGCCTCCTCGTCCCCAGGTTCCACAGACACTACGAACACCTGTCCCCCACCCAGTTCCCTTACGACCACTCGGCTAATCACATCACTGAGAGCCACCTGGAGAATCTGCTGGGAGGTCCGATTGGCCGGGGAGCGGAGGTAGCTCTTCTTAAAATGGCCAGCGAGGACGGGGGCCAGGAAGAGGACGGGAACAGAGACGGCGAGGggtaccaccaccaccaccctcaCCATCCCCAACAGGACAAACTTCTGACCAACAGAGATCTGATGGACACGCCTCTATCGCCCATCAGCACCAAGGGGTCCGGCGTGTCCGAGGTGCAGGGGATGGTCAGCATGGCGTTCAGCGAGACGCCGTGGGAGACCATGGAGTGGCTGGACCTGACGCCCCCCAGCTCGGCCACGGCCTTTAGTATGGCTCCGCCCAGTGGGCCCAGCATCTTCAACACAGAGTTCCTGGATGTCACAGACATTAACTTGAACTCTGCCATGGACCTTCACCTGGAGCACTGGTGA